In the Drosophila takahashii strain IR98-3 E-12201 chromosome 3R, DtakHiC1v2, whole genome shotgun sequence genome, one interval contains:
- the LOC108065351 gene encoding coiled-coil domain-containing protein 12, giving the protein MGIMENNGVGKLTEASLKRKERLQKLREQAQNKGGDSSESNEKLPKPIFRSYKPQNENTTGEVLSQEPTGNIEAAVEDQLSLLQQPMVIDEIDITNLAPRKPDWDLKRDASKKLERLERRTQKAIAELIRERLKLNQIEDISQAVNVATAHAGETVQEDYD; this is encoded by the exons TCTGAAGCGCAAGGAGCGCCTGCAAAAACTGCGGGAACAAGCGCAGAATAAAGGAGGAGACTCGTCCGAATCCAATGAAAAGTTACCCAA ACCCATCTTTCGGAGCTACAAACCGCAGAATGAGAACACCACCGGCGAAGTTCTGAGCCAGGAGCCCACGGGGAACATAGAAGCCGCTGTGGAGGACCAACTGAGCCTCCTGCAGCAGCCCATGGTGATCGACGAGATAGATATAACCAACCTGGCGCCAAGGAAGCCCGACTGGGATCTCAAGCGGGATGCCAGCAAGAAGTTGGAGCGACTGGAGCGACGCACCCAAAAGGCAATTGCAGAACTCATCCGGGAGCGGCTGAAACTAAATCAGATCGAGGACATTAGCCAGGCGGTCAATGTGGCCACTGCCCACGCGGGTGAAACAGTGCAGGAGGATTATGACTAG